One genomic window of Gossypium hirsutum isolate 1008001.06 chromosome D11, Gossypium_hirsutum_v2.1, whole genome shotgun sequence includes the following:
- the LOC107911386 gene encoding uncharacterized protein has protein sequence MSKKGSKESKLSRYLKAPIRFLIKAGEFYVKSLTQYSERVGYGTVMGCSTGQLNTFPRSYSVSTTRSGNGDDDLRELIRAASTRSLDNNNRVQLDLVRRQQARQSLKMPRSHSVGIGRIDEDRPCDFDEDIKVNIDYVPRRKSHAVVVFS, from the coding sequence ATGAGCAAGAAGGGAAGCAAAGAAAGCAAACTAAGCAGGTATCTAAAGGCACCCATTAGGTTTCTGATAAAGGCCGGGGAATTCTATGTAAAAAGCTTGACGCAATACTCGGAAAGGGTAGGCTATGGAACCGTCATGGGGTGCTCGACTGGCCAGCTTAATACTTTTCCAAGGAGCTACAGTGTCAGTACAACGAGATCGGGCAATGGCGATGATGACTTGAGGGAACTTATCAGGGCCGCTTCCACGAGGAGTTTAGACAATAACAACAGGGTTCAGTTGGACCTTGTTCGACGACAACAGGCCAGGCAGTCTCTGAAGATGCCTAGAAGTCATAGTGTTGGCATTGGGAGGATTGATGAAGACAGGCCATGTGACTTTGATGAAGATATCAAGGTCAACATTGATTATGTGCCAAGGAGGAAGAGCCATGCTGTGGTAGTTTTTTCTTAG